The following is a genomic window from Theobroma cacao cultivar B97-61/B2 chromosome 10, Criollo_cocoa_genome_V2, whole genome shotgun sequence.
CTTACAGATTTATTATGATAATCTTCTAAAGGTGAGAGCTTGTTCAATTAATTTCATGGGTTTTACATTTATCTTTCAAGTTAACAAACCATATTGCTACTTTCATCTTCAATCAGCTAGAAAAACCAATGGATGGGCTAAAAGAATGGCTTGATGCTTTATGTACTGCTCGCATTCCATGTGCTGTGGTTTCAAGTCTTGATCGAAGGAACATGGTTGATGCCCTAGAACGATTTGGCCTCAAGAAGTATTTCCAGGTTCATTGTCTTTCTAAGATTTTTGATGTATCTCTTATATGGTGGCAACTAATTTTGGTACAGTTTTGTTATAAAGCCCAGTGGAATGTGATGCTTAATATGTCATAGCATGAGAATAGCAGTTATGAGCTTGACCGGCATATAATTTGTATACCACTTTGGTTCCATACAATTAAACTTCAATTTGTTCTGTCCAGAGATGCCGCTATTCTACTTTTCCTGTTGAAAgtatattcttttctttcttgtgtTAGTGTAAAAACCATTACatttggggcaaaaattgaataaaatttggaTGACCATGTACATTGTGTAATGCTCGATATGaaaaatgtataatttttGTTGCATCCTCTGATGATGGTTTCATGACAATTTAGATAAGACGGTCAGCCTAAAATGTTTCCAGtccatatataaaattataacatttgcagtaaaattcttttattgttcACAGCTCACGATAATATTACATAATGCAGGGATTAGTTTCTGAGGAAGATGGTATGGAGTCAATGGCTCATAAATTTCTGTCAGCAGCTATGAAGGTATGGTCCATTTAAGATCACAGCATCATGTATCTCACCTATCATTGTTGGATTTTTTGTCCTCTGGATTATCAATATAGTTTGGGATATACATATTGATTTGTTATATTGCTGTGAGCAACTTTGatggttattttttttaatttttgtttatcttTTCTTAAGATGTTTACTGCAATATTcagaaattttatattattttcagTTTCCTTGAAGTAACAAGGTGAATTTCACTGTCTTACGGATATGTTGAAAAGTTGCCCATCAATCTGTGTATGTGAACTTTTAAACCAATCTATGGCAGTTAAGTGTCATGTCTGTTCACTTATCCAAACTAGCCACAACTGGCATGACCGAGACCTGTTTTATGAAGCCCTAGCTTGAGATTATTTCAGATTATAGGCTTGAAATATGTGAATCAGTTGGAAGCATTGCTTTCCGATTGCGGAAAAGTTGGACTCTTAGTGCACATGGACACGCAGTGAAGCTGCGACTATAGATGTCAATTGCAAGAGATAAAAAAgaggaaacaaaaagaaagaaaaactataGATGCCAATTTGGTTAGGATAATTTTGAGACCTTTTGCTTTAGTTTTCTTGTGATATAGATGAAGCACATGCATCTGAAtgcatttaatttctcattgattttattgaaaaGGTAGTTGAGTTGTTATATTGTAAATCTAAAAGTGTCTGGGTGTTTATAGATGTCCTACAGAGAAAACACTATTGAAGTCAATTATAGAAGCttctttttgttaatttgttCTTCTCTGTTTTTGATTTACTTCCATTAATTCCTTGCAGCTGGATCGTAAACCATCCAAGTGTGTAGTGTTTGAGGATGATCCTCGGGGTATTACTGCAGCTCACAACTGTACTATGATGGCTGTGGCATTGATTGGTGCTCACCCTGCGTATGTGTTTCATGCAACATAGATACATGCTATCATTACTACATGCACACTTTATAATTGCAAATGTGATTATTGGACCCGAATATTTCATTATCCCTTTCTAACAAGAAATTGTGAGATATATCTATCTTACCACATCGATTATAGCTTATAGGCAGcacattttaaaaagaaagggtgTAAACTTAAGCATTTTATGGTTGAGAgtagtttttaaattaatatttagaaTATAGGATTCagtatatttatatatatgaatgttaaattgttaatagtttgaaaaaaaaaagttatttaacaattttttatttatgttctAAATACTATTCTTGGTTGCTAGAAGTGCAATTACACAAGCAGAGATTTGGAAAGAAGAAATGACCTGTTCATTGGGGGTTGAACTCTTATTGTCATTTTactatagagttatttgaacAGGCATGTTACATGTCAAAATGTTCTGAGGTAGAAGATTTAGTCAAATAACAACCGATCCCTAAATGTTAAATGCCATAGCAAACAAACATAAAGTAGGGAGAATGCCTTAACAGCAGGTGATCTACTGTTGTCTTGCACGTTACCGAACAGTGGCAGTATAGCTGATAGGTCATTGCATGATATGTTAGCAAATTTGTCACATCAGCTTAAATGAGACCTGGGCAATAACTTTACTACTTGGTAACAAATTTGGTCCAATTTAAATGGATGTGGCAAATTAATTAGTTTgtcttgcttgattttttgAGTCACCATCTGACAGGAAGGAACTTGTTTTCTCACAACTTTGCACTTTTAATTTAGTTTGTTCTTTTAGTTAGAAAGCCTTCTGAAACCTACAAAGTATGCATTCAGAAGTTGATTGACATGAAAACATGCAGGTATGATCTGGTGCAGGCTGATCTTGCAGTTGCTAACTTCAACGAGCTTTCAGTGATAAATCTTCGAAGATTATTTGCTAACAAGGGTTCTACCTTCATGGACCGGCAAAAGCAGATCATAGAGAAAACTCCTCTGAAAAGGAAGCTTACAATCGATACCATATTCTGATTTGTTTTTCACCTTCCTCTCTTTCATTCAAAATTGGTCCTTGTAATTAAGCAACACCGTGGGTAGGACAGTTGTTTCCATTTTATACTCTTGTTAGGAATATGTTTTGCCATACATCATTCATCTGATTGTACAGTGGATAGGttaattcaattttcatcACTGTGGAACTTcacaataaatataaatgttaCGACCGAGCATCTGTGGACAATCCAGAGTGCTGTTGTAATTTTGTGCAGGATCACTgaaaattattcattttttcccTGGTTACTATTATGGCTTTACTGTTTTTACCTTGCAATACTTTTAGCCAAAGCTTTTTCTACTTCCAACCTCCCAAATGATGATACTGCTTAGCATGCAGGAATTTCAAGTGCATTCTGGTCCAATTTCACCTTTGGACACTGCATGTTCATGCTTACATCTGGGGTGGATTTATTCTAAGACCAGGGCTCCaaaaaagttttatatttaataaatatcaCACTGCTTATCTGGGACTAAAAGCAGCATGCCATGTCATAAGTCTCACGGCCAAAAGTTGACAACAGGACTGATGacatttatattttctttaactcaagtttatttgattcaaaatataaattacaGAACTCGATCACAACCTTTAAAGTTAATCACCAGATAAGAACTTGAAATCCTTTCAAAGACAAAAACCtataaattttggtttaaGCCAGATAAATTGTCAGCCTCATTGATCTCTTAATTGGTGTAGCTTTAACAGATTTTTGGCATGTTAGGTTGACATTCATACAATCAAGAATCAAGAAATTGGGAAGGAAAAATGTTGAATTTGGATGTAAACAAAGCATATAATTTCAGATAAAACTGTAAGACAATTACATATAATTCAGGACAAAATTCACTGTAAAAGAAGATGAAAGTCATTACAATTCTCTCTGACCATTCTAAATATGAGACTGTCCAATATCAAGAAAATCACTTGACCTTCACTCATACAAGCTTAATTAaccaacaaaaggaaaaagaatagtTTACTTACCATCTACTCAGCATACAAACGAGCTTCTGGCTCTGTATCAGAGGCAGAAATGCTTGCAAGGAAAGGCAAGTGATAACCTCAGGAATCTGCATTGGCTTGAGGGGACAGTGATACATATTATTTTTCCATTAGCCTCGTGCCAAACAGGCAACCTCATCATGAATTCTATCCACTTTACATCCTCTTCTAGTACCCTTTTCTCGTCTGTCATTACGTTCCTCTGTGGCTTCTTGTCACATACACATTCTATCTGAACATCTTTTAAAAGAATAGTTACCTCGCCCAACTTGCTAGGAGCCCCACATTCTCCGTCACTTTTCCTCTGTCAAATTTCATCACTTCCCCATGTTTAATTCTGTTAATTTCCAATTCTTTTTGCCATGTTCTTTCGCCAATTTCCTCCTAGTCTTAAACTTATTTCTCTATTTGCAGCATTGCAGTCAAGTGAAAACACTAAAACTCAGAGACAATCTCACATCCATGTATGCACACACACCCACAAAGGTGAAAGCCCTCATAGACAATGAAACTGCAGATGtcaaacagaaaaagaaaggcaTGAGGAAAATCAACACTGAAACCAAAAGATAAATGTATTGTCTTaaaagaaacaattaaaagcTGTTTCATAAACAGGACAACAAAAAAACTGCTAACtaaagcatgaaaaatgagCCGACTTCAGAAATTTTATCTCATCAGTCAAAATGACTAGATTTTACCACTTCAGAACACTTATGCAGACAAATGTTTCGATGTCTCAGACAAGTTCTCTCATTGTTTTTAACAGCATCACGGCACTCAAAGCAGTGAACAGAAACACAAAACTCATAGACATAGAAGTTAGGTTGAACTAAAATTGGATTGtgcaaatgaaataaaacaagaaatttcTGGCTCAAtttctattattattaatgaGAGAGCTTACCAGTTCAAGTACCAAAGAATCACAGCACTTTCAGCTGCATTTCACATCAAGCTACTACCAAGAAACATGGAAAACATTGCATTCATCCAAGAGTCCTCACAATAACCAAACATAAAGGATTAAGGCATAAAGCAGTGGATGGGGAAGAAAATAAGTATTGTCATGCATGCTTCCCAAGGAAATCAGTAATGTCCATTCCTTAATCAATGCCAGTAAGAAAAATTATTCATACGAAAGCAGATTTTTAGGCAAGCAACAtcaattatttactttttccttttattatcTCTTTCAGATAACAATCTCACATTTTCCTTTcactttgttgtttttttcttttttaaatttctttcttgtaTGTTTAATACTTATTCAATTCCTATGAAAAGTATGTCTGTTCTAACATTAAACAATATAGCACCAAAAGTAACACAAGCTTAATGGACAAAAAATACAACAAAAGCAGCTATGTTTTTGCTTTAACAATAAGCAGAGgaaagtaaaaacaacttatttCAGTTGCGTATAACAtaatttcctttctccttAAAATAAGCATAATCAATCAATTTGCTATGCCCATTATGCATCATCTattttaacaagaaaaagCAACTAATCAGGAACCTTAAGTTGCAAATGTCAAAAAAAGTATTAATTGAAATATcagaagaaataagaatatCACAAGACTATGGAAAAATTGCATAATTTTATATCATAATAAATCAATGCAACAGATGTTAAGAGTAACAACTCATTCTATCCAGTTATCACACCAGAAAACATCCAAGATACAAATAAAAGTCAACTAACTTTACATTTTGTTTGAGCTTCAGCGACAATACTATGCACAAAAGTGATTGAATTATACTCTAGATGAATTCAGAAGGAGAATTGGAATCAGGCTTCACATTGTCACCTAAACCTCCAGGATGCTGCAAATTTTGCAAAACTTGAGGAGGCAAACCCCCCAAACCAGCTCCTAATCCATCATTTGCTGAACCATAAAACTGACAAAAGAGTCTAGCCATAACCCCAAGAATCTGCATTTGGTTCTGGCATGCATCCATATGCATTTGCATCATTGTTTTCTCATGTTCAATCTGCAATCCCACCAACCTCTCCTTCCAATCCATCTCTTCCTCTTCGCGCTTCTCCTCCattctcctcctcctcctcctctccTCATCCAATTCCTTCTCTAACCTCAATCTTCTGTCACCCTCCCTCCTAGCCCAGACCAACTCCCTTTCCTCCAACTCCATTTCCCTATCCTCCACCCTCTCCTCCCTCTCACTCCATCGCTTCTCCTTGCCAAATTCCAACTCTCTCCTCTTTTGCTCCCTCTCCatctctcctttctctcttacaaactctctttccttccttttttcttccctCCTCACCACCACATCTCTCAACTCCAAAACTTGTGTCCCAAGCAAACCAAACCCCTTACTTCCTCCTAAACTTTTCCTCGATTTTCGAACCCGAGAAATACCAACATCACCAAATTCCCTCTCTCCTCCAAACTCACCCTCACTCCCTACCTTCTCCTCACCACCATCATCCCCATCCCCATCCCCATCAACACCATCGtcttcctcttcctcctcAAAATCCTCACTATCAATTTCAAAACCCAAGTCACAACAATCCTCAAACAAATCACTCCCATTACCATTACTTTCACTTCCTTTCTTCCCTTTAACTTCAAGTTCCACATCACCAAAAACCTCTTTATACTTCAAAAAGTTTTCCCAATGATTCTCACCATCTTTCCAATTAAACTCATCCTTTGAAATCCTAATCTTCTGCTTCACCCCCAAATACTGGTGCCTCATGTTTTGAACCTTAATAGACACATCACGCCAAGACCATTTGAAAGGAAAAGTAATGGGATCTTGAAGATGATGGACTGAGTTAACATGGTCAGCTACAGGCTTGAACTTTTTCTCTCTGGTTTTCAGTTTAGATAAAGTTCCTGAATTGAGAAGATCAGAGTATTTGGACAAAAGGGTTTGTTCTTCAAGCTCTGACCACTTCTTTCGTTTCATTTTTGTAGGAAGATCTTCTGGGAGGGCGTTGGTTTGGTTTTGAGGATCGTTTGAACAAAAGGACTTGAAGTTCGCAGCTTGTCTGAAACAGCCAGGGGACTGAACTCAGCAGTAGTTTTGATTGAGAGATTTGGGGATAgaaagtttttttcttttttcttttaaatgtaaaataataataataataataaacccAAGTAAATAAGGcagtaaaataataaagtagcattaaaaaagta
Proteins encoded in this region:
- the LOC18587412 gene encoding stress response protein NST1, encoding MKRKKWSELEEQTLLSKYSDLLNSGTLSKLKTREKKFKPVADHVNSVHHLQDPITFPFKWSWRDVSIKVQNMRHQYLGVKQKIRISKDEFNWKDGENHWENFLKYKEVFGDVELEVKGKKGSESNGNGSDLFEDCCDLGFEIDSEDFEEEEEDDGVDGDGDGDDGGEEKVGSEGEFGGEREFGDVGISRVRKSRKSLGGSKGFGLLGTQVLELRDVVVRREEKRKEREFVREKGEMEREQKRRELEFGKEKRWSEREERVEDREMELEERELVWARREGDRRLRLEKELDEERRRRRRMEEKREEEEMDWKERLVGLQIEHEKTMMQMHMDACQNQMQILGVMARLFCQFYGSANDGLGAGLGGLPPQVLQNLQHPGGLGDNVKPDSNSPSEFI